The Chthonomonas sp. genome includes a window with the following:
- a CDS encoding TIGR03790 family protein, with translation MLTALVLMGCAKQHTPGMPPASALRVGNTQKIVGIGVADNKASADSKRVLVVVNTGSPDSIEIARYYASKRNIPATNIFPVDISAVEEVSASEFNYAVKYPLQDLLRKRTDIDFVVLTKGMPIRMTHANGYGTDAAIAAMYLSNTPIPEVLAPETKNKEQAIEGARNPYLNAVGRFSRKKYNMVLVTRLDGYTIADAKKLVDNSVNAKPESGPFFFDLAGNRNTGGYGGMQQTLVAAYDVIKRKGFQAVIDRSEKFIDPGTPVAGYASWGSNDGAFDLDTYRKIRFKPGALCETFVSTSGRTFRPATGGQSLIADLISQGVTGIKGYVSEPYTFALAQPQIIFDRYTAGWNLAESFYAASPVIKWKDVVVGDPLCRPYGR, from the coding sequence GTGTTGACGGCACTTGTCCTGATGGGCTGCGCCAAGCAGCACACCCCGGGGATGCCCCCTGCCAGCGCGCTCCGGGTAGGCAATACCCAGAAGATCGTTGGGATCGGTGTCGCCGACAACAAAGCGTCGGCTGACTCCAAGCGAGTTCTCGTAGTGGTCAACACCGGATCGCCCGACAGCATCGAGATCGCGCGGTATTACGCGTCTAAACGCAACATTCCCGCAACCAATATCTTCCCCGTTGACATCAGCGCCGTTGAAGAAGTCAGCGCCAGCGAGTTTAACTACGCCGTCAAGTACCCACTTCAGGATCTGCTGCGCAAGCGAACCGACATCGACTTCGTCGTGCTCACAAAGGGCATGCCGATCCGAATGACACACGCGAACGGATACGGCACCGATGCCGCCATCGCGGCGATGTACCTTTCCAACACCCCGATCCCTGAAGTGCTCGCGCCGGAGACTAAGAACAAGGAGCAAGCCATCGAGGGAGCGCGTAATCCCTATCTGAATGCCGTTGGGCGATTCAGCCGCAAGAAGTACAACATGGTCCTCGTCACTCGGCTGGATGGCTACACCATCGCCGATGCCAAGAAGCTTGTGGACAACTCGGTCAACGCCAAGCCCGAATCCGGACCGTTCTTCTTCGACCTCGCGGGCAATCGAAACACGGGCGGTTACGGAGGCATGCAGCAAACGCTCGTTGCCGCTTACGACGTGATCAAGCGGAAGGGTTTTCAAGCCGTGATTGACCGGTCTGAGAAATTCATTGACCCCGGCACTCCGGTCGCCGGTTATGCCAGCTGGGGCAGCAACGATGGAGCGTTTGACTTGGACACTTACCGCAAGATTCGCTTCAAACCCGGAGCGCTCTGCGAGACGTTCGTGAGTACGAGCGGCCGCACGTTCCGGCCTGCCACCGGTGGCCAAAGCCTTATCGCCGATCTGATTTCTCAGGGGGTGACGGGCATCAAGGGGTACGTGAGTGAGCCGTACACGTTTGCGCTTGCCCAACCTCAGATCATCTTCGATCGCTACACCGCAGGCTGGAATCTCGCCGAGAGCTTCTACGCCGCCTCGCCGGTCATCAAGTGGAAAGACGTCGTCGTCGGCGATCCGCTCTGCCGACCCTACGGTCGCTAA
- a CDS encoding alcohol dehydrogenase catalytic domain-containing protein, with protein MPKAQAVTEAIATTMQALILEQPGSMTMREVPVPALGPGELLIRVRAATTCGTDLKAFLRGHPQIPMPGGFGHEYSGTVVRVGEGAPFAVGDDIMGVHSAPCQQCYWCLVGQENLCEHIMATKVLGSYAQYLRIPAHIARLNVFPKPEHVSFERASLLEPLACVAEALRLLQPRVPTDRVLIIGPGAIGMLFVAAVRGLGIHDVTLAGRNRERLAIGEQLGARTVSMNDIDSKLGQGYDAVIECTGNVEVWESTVNYVRRGGKVVLFGGCPKGTHVAFDTHRLHYDQITLLSPFHFGTGAVQQARNWLLDPNFVVEPIFSGECELSDAGEIFERLRTGRGLKYIFRP; from the coding sequence ATGCCAAAAGCTCAAGCCGTAACCGAAGCCATCGCCACCACCATGCAAGCGCTCATCCTTGAGCAGCCGGGGAGCATGACAATGCGCGAAGTGCCGGTCCCCGCACTCGGCCCCGGCGAACTCCTCATCCGAGTGCGCGCGGCTACAACCTGCGGAACCGACCTCAAGGCCTTTCTGCGCGGCCACCCACAGATCCCGATGCCTGGCGGATTTGGTCACGAATACAGCGGCACCGTGGTGCGTGTCGGCGAGGGCGCACCGTTCGCAGTGGGAGACGACATCATGGGTGTGCACTCCGCCCCCTGCCAGCAGTGTTACTGGTGCCTCGTGGGCCAAGAGAACCTGTGCGAGCACATCATGGCGACAAAGGTTCTGGGCTCGTACGCGCAGTACCTACGCATCCCCGCCCACATCGCGCGTCTGAACGTTTTCCCCAAGCCGGAGCACGTAAGCTTTGAACGCGCGAGCCTTCTCGAACCACTCGCGTGCGTCGCCGAGGCTCTTCGGCTACTCCAACCGCGAGTCCCCACTGACCGCGTCTTGATCATCGGGCCCGGTGCCATCGGCATGCTTTTTGTCGCCGCGGTGCGTGGGCTCGGAATTCACGACGTCACGCTCGCAGGGCGTAATCGCGAGCGTCTGGCGATTGGCGAGCAACTGGGCGCACGCACCGTGAGCATGAACGATATCGATTCGAAGCTCGGGCAGGGTTACGACGCCGTCATTGAGTGCACCGGCAACGTGGAGGTGTGGGAATCGACCGTCAACTACGTCCGTCGTGGCGGAAAAGTGGTGCTGTTCGGAGGTTGCCCTAAGGGTACGCACGTTGCCTTCGACACCCACCGATTGCATTACGATCAGATCACGCTACTTTCGCCGTTCCACTTCGGCACTGGCGCGGTGCAACAAGCCCGCAATTGGCTGCTCGATCCTAACTTCGTCGTCGAGCCCATCTTCTCGGGTGAGTGCGAACTCAGCGACGCCGGTGAGATCTTTGAGCGACTGCGCACGGGCCGCGGTCTGAAGTACATCTTCCGTCCATGA
- a CDS encoding alcohol dehydrogenase catalytic domain-containing protein produces the protein MKLARYHGAGVVRIEDEPEPICPPRGLLIQTEACGLCSGELMDWYMDRKVPHVLGHEVCGRVIESQDDRFSVGARVFPHHHAPCLNCDLCRRGHTVHCPQWKRTKLVPGGMAERFQVSAENLNDTLGVNHIAPGDAALIEPLACVEKSKRRARWAPEDRTAVIGLGVMGLMHALLCPGAIGFELNPDRRSHAESLGIAAESDGQYDVVFVCPGSQAAIERALELAAPGARIVLFAPLPPKRPMPLDLDALYFRDLEIITCYSCGPEDTRAAMQSIEQGLVRADQLVSHRITLDELPDAYLRMKRGEILKPMVFF, from the coding sequence ATGAAGCTCGCACGGTATCACGGCGCGGGGGTCGTGCGCATCGAGGATGAGCCGGAACCGATCTGTCCACCCCGTGGTCTGCTGATTCAAACCGAGGCATGTGGGCTCTGCTCCGGAGAACTCATGGACTGGTACATGGACCGCAAGGTCCCCCACGTGCTCGGGCACGAAGTCTGCGGTCGAGTCATCGAATCGCAAGACGACAGATTCTCCGTCGGTGCACGCGTCTTTCCCCACCACCATGCTCCCTGCTTGAACTGCGACCTCTGCCGCCGTGGACACACCGTTCACTGCCCGCAGTGGAAGCGGACCAAACTCGTCCCCGGCGGCATGGCTGAGCGATTCCAGGTAAGCGCAGAGAATCTCAACGACACGCTCGGAGTCAATCACATCGCGCCCGGCGATGCAGCGTTGATCGAGCCACTTGCATGCGTCGAGAAGTCGAAACGCCGAGCGCGTTGGGCTCCCGAAGATCGGACCGCGGTCATCGGCCTCGGCGTCATGGGGCTCATGCATGCGCTCCTCTGCCCGGGCGCGATCGGCTTCGAGCTAAACCCAGACCGCCGATCGCACGCAGAATCCCTGGGAATCGCTGCGGAGTCTGATGGGCAATACGATGTAGTTTTCGTCTGCCCGGGTTCCCAAGCAGCTATCGAGCGAGCGCTCGAGCTGGCGGCACCCGGAGCGCGTATCGTCCTGTTTGCGCCGCTCCCCCCGAAACGGCCCATGCCGCTCGACCTCGACGCGCTCTACTTCCGCGATCTGGAGATCATCACGTGCTACTCGTGCGGCCCCGAAGACACTCGCGCGGCGATGCAGAGCATCGAGCAGGGTCTGGTCCGTGCCGACCAGCTCGTCAGCCACCGAATCACACTCGACGAACTCCCCGACGCCTATCTGCGCATGAAGCGGGGCGAAATCCTTAAGCCCATGGTCTTCTTCTGA
- a CDS encoding cupin domain-containing protein, which yields MSSNAPISARTGSGWEGVEVTSYKNEPGTWMHVTRQVLFSSDASQFEVRFFEVAPGGYTSYERHQHEHCVLILSGRGRVRIGDTWSEICAETLVRIHSGTPHQFAADDGFQLGILCIVDRQRDVPELLGNESPAEALN from the coding sequence ATGAGCAGTAACGCTCCGATCAGCGCGCGCACCGGATCTGGCTGGGAAGGCGTCGAGGTCACCTCTTACAAGAACGAGCCCGGTACGTGGATGCACGTCACCCGGCAGGTGCTATTCAGCTCCGATGCCAGCCAGTTCGAGGTTCGGTTTTTCGAGGTCGCGCCGGGCGGATACACCAGCTACGAGCGTCACCAGCACGAGCACTGCGTCCTCATCTTGAGTGGCCGCGGTCGGGTCCGCATTGGCGACACCTGGTCCGAGATCTGCGCCGAAACGCTTGTCCGCATCCACTCCGGCACCCCCCACCAATTCGCCGCCGATGACGGTTTCCAATTAGGCATTCTGTGTATCGTCGATCGGCAGCGAGATGTGCCCGAACTCCTTGGGAACGAGAGCCCGGCCGAGGCGTTGAATTAG
- a CDS encoding M48 family metalloprotease translates to MIKRWTVLALLAWCSVSASAHGDGPSRLQAKIDRAWAAFAQDPTASAPAAAAAPTLTDAQDERHARELKDDVALGSGYAKEVEKELKISTRTEEIERVQAIGRTMADIANKTLVNVSWGDRRLNPFNYTFKVVEGKDVNAFSLPGGFIYIYEGLLDYAESDDELAGVIAHEIAHASLRHIATLRRESSKLDIVTIPLILVGILTGSVEAVGGAQLLQQATGSGWSVKAEQAADYAGLQYIQQSNFNPVGMLTFMERLAFDDRYRAHWDLGIYRTHPPSMERAQSLRERLVTAKIPIRRSEVTKTLSTTVHPQPDGSVSITFLKQSLFTFRGDNAAERAQQAKERLDAFFDDLPKVHEVRLYGIDSIEGKGENLFQVTEEDAVGTDHTVKQLTRDAAEAVKRAAYELGYRVWEFPVR, encoded by the coding sequence ATGATCAAACGATGGACGGTTCTGGCCCTGCTTGCCTGGTGCAGCGTCAGTGCGTCTGCACATGGCGACGGCCCTTCGCGGTTACAAGCGAAGATCGACCGGGCGTGGGCGGCTTTTGCCCAGGACCCCACTGCATCAGCACCGGCAGCAGCGGCCGCACCCACATTGACCGATGCGCAAGATGAGCGCCACGCCCGAGAACTGAAGGACGATGTCGCACTCGGCTCTGGCTACGCCAAAGAAGTCGAGAAGGAGCTGAAGATCAGCACCCGCACCGAGGAGATCGAGCGGGTGCAAGCGATCGGGCGCACCATGGCCGACATCGCCAACAAGACCCTCGTGAACGTGAGTTGGGGCGACCGGCGGCTGAACCCATTCAACTACACGTTCAAGGTCGTGGAAGGTAAGGACGTGAACGCGTTCTCACTCCCAGGCGGCTTCATCTACATTTACGAAGGGCTGCTCGACTACGCCGAGTCGGATGACGAACTCGCAGGCGTCATCGCGCACGAGATCGCCCATGCCAGCCTTCGGCATATTGCCACGCTCCGCCGCGAATCCAGCAAACTCGATATCGTCACCATCCCGCTGATCCTCGTAGGCATCCTCACCGGCAGCGTCGAAGCAGTAGGTGGGGCTCAGCTGTTGCAGCAAGCGACCGGCAGCGGCTGGAGCGTCAAGGCCGAGCAGGCCGCCGACTACGCAGGTCTGCAGTACATCCAGCAAAGCAATTTCAACCCGGTCGGCATGCTCACGTTTATGGAGCGTCTTGCCTTTGACGACCGGTATCGCGCACATTGGGACCTTGGAATCTACCGCACTCACCCGCCCTCAATGGAACGTGCACAATCGCTACGAGAGCGCCTGGTCACGGCCAAGATTCCGATCCGCCGGAGCGAAGTGACAAAGACCCTCTCGACGACCGTGCACCCTCAACCCGACGGGTCCGTCTCAATCACATTTTTGAAGCAGAGTCTGTTCACGTTCCGCGGGGACAATGCCGCCGAGCGCGCCCAGCAAGCGAAGGAGCGACTTGACGCCTTCTTTGATGATCTGCCCAAAGTCCACGAAGTCCGGCTGTACGGAATCGACTCGATCGAGGGGAAGGGCGAGAACCTCTTTCAAGTCACTGAAGAGGACGCCGTCGGCACCGACCACACCGTCAAGCAACTCACCCGCGATGCCGCCGAAGCCGTGAAGCGAGCGGCGTACGAACTCGGTTATCGCGTGTGGGAGTTCCCCGTTCGGTAA
- a CDS encoding WecB/TagA/CpsF family glycosyltransferase, translating into MPQQRDGGIISDGSTDLPAKEFATGNVLGVQVAATTLADATRIICDAAARKQSGYVCAAPVHSIMEAYDAPEFRMVLNEAFMVVPDGAPVAKTLRRRGFPNQSRVPGPDLTLTVCEEAARRGMTVGFYGSSDECLKLLAEKLTARFSGLKISYSYSPPFRQLLPAEDAELVETIRSSQTDLLFIGLGCPKQENFMHSHAERIGTMMLGVGAAFDFHAGLLERAPRWMQDHGLEWLYRLLAEPKRLFARYAKHNPRFVWNAMLQTWGLKNF; encoded by the coding sequence TTGCCGCAGCAGCGCGACGGAGGCATTATCTCGGACGGATCGACTGACCTTCCCGCAAAGGAGTTTGCGACGGGCAACGTGCTCGGGGTGCAAGTAGCCGCTACCACGCTAGCGGATGCGACCCGCATCATCTGCGATGCCGCCGCAAGGAAGCAGAGTGGTTACGTGTGCGCAGCCCCTGTCCACAGCATCATGGAGGCCTACGACGCTCCCGAATTCCGAATGGTGCTGAACGAAGCGTTCATGGTGGTGCCCGATGGCGCGCCAGTCGCCAAGACCTTGCGCCGACGCGGCTTCCCCAACCAATCCCGCGTTCCAGGTCCAGACCTTACGCTCACGGTGTGTGAAGAGGCTGCCCGACGTGGCATGACCGTGGGTTTCTACGGCAGTAGCGATGAGTGCTTGAAACTGCTCGCCGAAAAGTTGACCGCTCGATTTAGCGGGCTCAAGATTTCGTATTCCTACTCACCTCCGTTCCGCCAGCTTCTGCCCGCGGAAGACGCCGAACTCGTGGAGACCATCCGCAGTTCGCAGACGGACCTCCTCTTCATCGGCCTTGGCTGCCCCAAGCAAGAGAACTTCATGCACTCCCACGCGGAGCGGATCGGGACGATGATGCTCGGCGTAGGTGCCGCCTTTGACTTCCACGCAGGCTTGCTGGAGCGCGCGCCACGCTGGATGCAGGACCACGGCCTGGAGTGGCTGTACCGCCTGCTCGCCGAGCCCAAGCGCCTGTTCGCACGCTATGCCAAGCACAATCCCCGGTTCGTCTGGAACGCCATGTTGCAAACCTGGGGCCTGAAGAATTTCTGA
- a CDS encoding right-handed parallel beta-helix repeat-containing protein, with product MKKQTSRLNGMGLSALLLLVGSAFASAQTTIFVSPRGSDRYDGLSRTVNARERTGPFRNLEKAQATIRAMKQAGRLSPNGAQVIILDGTYNLRGSLDLKVEDSGTATAPIIWKADNPGKAIIDGGRILTTWRKVPTSMQSFLKPEARDKVVRASLRSLRIKNFRLAKRAMNTTTSATLPELFWDGEPQKISTYPNTGWLRVPANHDGNAQNFRTADNQVRNWSWDDEFWVNGFMKYEWADATERATANKSTNVVSLVAPNEYGIAANGRYRFQNVLEELDQPGEYYIDAKRGMVYFYPPADKIGKRVTVSISSDPLVKAYLTKYVRFEGIKLINGQRSAFDMADVQNIAIIGCTVSNMGVNGIAIARGKSCTIDSNNIENVGEMGIRVSGGDRLTLVSGDNVITNNEITNYSRINRAHRPGIWVHGVGTEISYNRIHDASSMAVLINGNNHTIENNEIARIGKDMDDVSAIGIGRNPTFQGNIVRNNLIQDLVSTVTDAQTGRPKGLVVGMYMDDGASGVQVYGNIFRRCAIGVLIGGGRDNAVRNNVFWDNQVDLHMDARMVADPNLLNDWNLAGMLSEVNYNQAPYSTAYPNLANLMSDDPTYPKRNTFRNNVSNNLTNAFWWRHNVDTLASPGGAAAIGVTSNYIGNNPGFVNPAADDFRPLPGSNAESVGFTGVNGSDIGLKVTAGRDAVSPLWGTARRINY from the coding sequence ATGAAGAAGCAAACTTCACGACTGAATGGAATGGGATTGAGCGCATTGCTCTTGTTGGTCGGTTCGGCATTCGCGAGTGCACAAACCACAATTTTCGTATCTCCACGGGGGTCGGACCGCTACGATGGTCTGAGCAGAACCGTGAACGCCCGAGAACGGACCGGCCCGTTCCGGAACCTCGAAAAGGCGCAAGCCACGATCCGCGCGATGAAGCAAGCCGGGAGGTTGAGCCCGAACGGCGCACAAGTCATCATCCTTGATGGGACCTACAACCTTCGCGGTTCTTTGGACCTGAAGGTCGAAGACAGCGGCACGGCAACCGCCCCGATCATCTGGAAGGCAGACAACCCGGGCAAGGCGATCATCGACGGAGGGCGTATCCTCACGACGTGGCGCAAGGTCCCCACGAGCATGCAGAGCTTTCTCAAGCCGGAGGCTCGCGACAAAGTGGTCCGTGCAAGCCTCCGCTCGCTTCGCATCAAGAACTTCCGACTCGCAAAGCGTGCGATGAACACGACGACTTCCGCCACGCTGCCCGAACTGTTCTGGGACGGCGAGCCGCAGAAGATCTCCACGTACCCGAACACCGGGTGGCTGCGCGTTCCTGCCAACCACGACGGTAACGCTCAGAACTTCCGCACGGCGGACAATCAGGTTCGGAACTGGAGTTGGGACGACGAATTTTGGGTGAACGGCTTCATGAAGTACGAGTGGGCCGACGCAACCGAGCGGGCCACCGCGAACAAGAGCACTAATGTCGTCAGCCTCGTCGCTCCCAATGAGTACGGGATCGCGGCCAATGGTCGATACCGATTCCAGAACGTGCTTGAAGAGCTCGATCAGCCGGGCGAGTATTACATCGACGCCAAGCGCGGCATGGTCTACTTCTATCCGCCAGCGGACAAGATCGGCAAGCGCGTCACCGTGTCCATTTCGAGCGACCCGCTCGTGAAGGCCTATCTCACGAAGTACGTCCGATTCGAAGGCATCAAGCTCATCAACGGTCAGCGCAGCGCGTTCGATATGGCCGATGTCCAGAACATCGCCATCATCGGATGCACCGTCAGCAACATGGGCGTAAATGGCATCGCCATCGCCCGCGGTAAAAGCTGCACCATCGATTCGAACAACATCGAGAACGTCGGCGAAATGGGCATTCGCGTCTCGGGCGGTGACCGGCTTACTCTCGTCTCGGGTGACAACGTGATCACGAATAACGAGATCACGAACTATTCTCGCATCAACCGCGCTCACCGACCCGGTATCTGGGTCCACGGCGTGGGCACCGAGATCTCGTACAACCGAATTCACGACGCGAGCAGCATGGCGGTGCTCATCAACGGCAACAACCACACGATTGAGAACAACGAGATCGCTCGAATCGGTAAGGACATGGATGATGTGTCCGCCATCGGTATCGGTCGCAACCCGACGTTCCAAGGCAACATCGTACGCAACAACCTGATTCAAGACTTGGTCTCGACGGTGACCGATGCCCAGACGGGACGACCCAAGGGTCTCGTGGTCGGCATGTACATGGACGATGGTGCTTCCGGCGTCCAGGTCTATGGCAACATCTTCCGACGCTGCGCCATCGGGGTGCTTATCGGTGGTGGCCGGGACAACGCGGTGCGAAACAACGTCTTCTGGGACAACCAAGTGGACTTGCACATGGATGCACGCATGGTCGCCGATCCGAACCTGCTCAACGATTGGAACTTGGCCGGGATGCTCTCGGAAGTGAACTACAACCAGGCACCCTACAGCACCGCATACCCGAACCTGGCCAACTTGATGAGCGACGACCCGACCTATCCGAAGCGCAACACGTTCCGAAACAACGTCTCGAACAACTTGACCAACGCGTTCTGGTGGCGACACAACGTCGATACGCTCGCTAGCCCTGGCGGTGCAGCCGCCATCGGTGTGACGTCGAACTACATCGGCAACAACCCGGGCTTCGTGAACCCTGCTGCGGACGATTTCCGTCCACTGCCCGGCTCGAACGCTGAGAGCGTGGGCTTCACCGGAGTGAACGGTTCGGACATCGGACTCAAAGTAACCGCAGGACGCGACGCCGTGTCGCCACTGTGGGGAACCGCACGCCGCATCAACTACTGA
- a CDS encoding lipopolysaccharide biosynthesis protein, with product MSETPPDASDTLAADSEEGRSRGSVVLIAARLAALAIQVITLPIVVRAVGDTGFGAASTAQVIATFAMLLDFGFGEGGWTSLLRAGTDPSGREIVRMRRTHMLLWLSVGMSGLVVVTLLGLVIPLSDYKGASFPIFAAAGFYFLWWSMHMATGHFFMALKRFSQLALVNSCSTILGQIISLAMTFTTRRPEWILLGPAVGCIVSTSIGMVVARQIRRKLEITPRFDRELAKSFFRIGVKSYFNRCLTYIMGGADRIIVGLVSQTQLGIYEKTTRVTNGLHDATTQIRNTLYADITRSHMTDPQKFARDLDRLSRMSLMIAFTFIVIPSAFGTSILHILFKEGAYSGGTILMLCRATYCAFEQYYAIFAIGILAMIKPHLHLRVTIWNAGVTVLATYPMFQAFGVLGVGYMNVGLNVLLLIPYLIMVKRRVSTEFPIRAHFRAVLTLFAVAGVMVAVCILVSAWLVNMHLAWLSIAVAPLLMGVGLLAFLATGQVAAPSPLMRVLNRRMPAFARRVMP from the coding sequence GTGAGCGAAACACCTCCCGATGCCAGCGATACGCTCGCGGCTGACTCGGAAGAGGGTCGCTCACGTGGGTCTGTCGTCCTCATTGCCGCGCGACTCGCGGCGCTCGCGATCCAGGTCATCACGCTCCCAATCGTCGTACGCGCGGTAGGGGACACGGGCTTTGGCGCGGCCAGTACGGCGCAGGTCATCGCGACGTTCGCCATGTTGCTGGATTTCGGTTTTGGCGAGGGTGGGTGGACGTCACTGCTCCGGGCGGGTACCGACCCCTCTGGGCGCGAGATCGTGCGCATGCGTCGAACGCATATGCTGCTATGGCTTTCGGTAGGGATGTCGGGCCTGGTCGTCGTGACGCTGCTGGGGCTGGTGATTCCGCTGTCGGACTATAAGGGAGCGTCGTTCCCCATCTTCGCGGCCGCGGGATTCTATTTCCTCTGGTGGTCGATGCACATGGCCACCGGCCACTTCTTCATGGCGCTGAAGCGGTTCTCGCAGCTTGCGCTCGTGAATAGCTGCAGTACGATTCTGGGTCAGATCATCTCCTTGGCGATGACATTTACGACTCGCCGTCCCGAGTGGATTCTGCTTGGACCAGCGGTGGGCTGCATCGTCTCAACTTCGATCGGCATGGTCGTCGCTCGCCAGATCCGCCGCAAGCTGGAGATTACGCCCAGGTTCGATCGAGAGTTGGCCAAGTCGTTTTTCCGCATCGGGGTCAAGAGCTACTTCAATCGGTGCCTCACCTACATCATGGGCGGGGCGGACCGGATCATCGTGGGTTTGGTTAGCCAAACGCAACTGGGCATCTACGAGAAGACGACGCGTGTGACCAATGGCTTGCACGATGCCACCACCCAGATCCGGAACACGCTGTACGCGGACATCACGCGCTCGCACATGACCGATCCGCAGAAGTTCGCGCGAGACCTGGATCGCCTGAGCCGCATGTCCCTCATGATTGCGTTCACGTTCATCGTGATTCCGAGCGCGTTTGGAACCTCCATCCTTCACATCTTGTTCAAAGAGGGCGCGTACTCTGGAGGGACCATTTTGATGCTGTGCCGCGCGACCTACTGCGCGTTTGAGCAGTACTATGCGATCTTCGCAATCGGCATCTTGGCGATGATCAAGCCCCATCTACACCTGCGGGTCACGATCTGGAATGCTGGCGTTACCGTGCTCGCTACGTACCCGATGTTCCAGGCGTTCGGTGTCTTGGGCGTGGGGTACATGAATGTTGGTTTGAACGTGCTGCTGCTCATTCCTTACTTGATCATGGTGAAGCGGCGGGTCTCGACCGAATTCCCCATTCGTGCGCACTTCCGGGCGGTTCTGACGTTGTTCGCCGTCGCGGGAGTCATGGTCGCGGTGTGCATCCTGGTGTCGGCTTGGCTGGTGAACATGCACCTCGCTTGGCTAAGCATTGCTGTAGCTCCTTTGCTGATGGGGGTGGGACTGCTCGCTTTCTTGGCGACCGGGCAAGTGGCTGCACCGAGCCCGCTCATGCGGGTGCTCAATCGACGAATGCCCGCGTTTGCGCGCCGGGTGATGCCCTAA
- a CDS encoding glycosyltransferase family 2 protein: protein MKVSVIVPAYNAEAFLHAALESAWNQTIPPDEIIVASDGSTDGTANVARGAGARVLELPKGNGAIARNAAAKEAIGERLFFLDADDLWVPTKIERHLAVGAPLILDNAQPFTDSGESFSWLGGLPVSGELPWRRLLNHKAWPSGSGFSVLREAYWGVGGFNPELTKFQDVDFWVRCAAHCGTFINLPEVLTRYRIVRGSVSKVVRRHEQNLETMLSGWDFAADSDKKKMRALADLLAAEFLPWPDALRHLVRARSMVANRYYWKCVLGSLRRTIGRTA from the coding sequence ATGAAGGTCTCGGTCATTGTGCCTGCGTACAATGCCGAGGCCTTTTTGCATGCTGCGCTTGAGAGTGCTTGGAATCAGACGATTCCACCGGACGAGATCATCGTCGCGAGCGACGGCAGCACCGATGGGACCGCCAATGTGGCACGGGGCGCGGGCGCTCGCGTGCTGGAGCTACCGAAAGGCAACGGGGCTATTGCACGGAACGCGGCTGCCAAGGAAGCCATCGGGGAGCGGCTGTTCTTCCTCGACGCCGACGACCTTTGGGTGCCGACCAAGATCGAGCGACACTTGGCAGTAGGAGCTCCGCTCATCTTAGATAACGCCCAGCCGTTCACGGATTCCGGCGAGTCGTTCTCTTGGCTCGGAGGATTACCGGTGTCGGGGGAACTCCCTTGGCGCAGGTTGTTGAATCACAAAGCGTGGCCGAGCGGCTCAGGGTTCTCGGTCTTACGCGAGGCCTATTGGGGGGTCGGAGGATTCAACCCGGAACTTACAAAGTTCCAGGACGTTGATTTCTGGGTACGGTGCGCCGCACACTGCGGCACCTTCATCAATCTGCCAGAAGTATTGACGCGCTACCGAATCGTGCGCGGGAGCGTCTCGAAGGTAGTACGTCGCCACGAACAGAACCTGGAAACAATGCTGAGCGGATGGGACTTCGCCGCCGATTCTGATAAGAAGAAGATGCGGGCACTGGCCGATCTGCTGGCCGCAGAGTTCTTGCCGTGGCCTGACGCGCTGCGGCACCTGGTCCGAGCGCGATCAATGGTGGCGAATCGGTACTACTGGAAGTGCGTCCTGGGTTCGCTACGGCGTACAATAGGGCGGACTGCCTAA